In Bactrocera oleae isolate idBacOlea1 chromosome 3, idBacOlea1, whole genome shotgun sequence, a genomic segment contains:
- the dnt gene encoding tyrosine-protein kinase Dnt isoform X3, translating into MVIPQIGEIPTSVQTFTIGLKCSGIRASEVDVSISLEVILNRALNNVTHLVFRRKKMCLLVGPEEDNSVHGPVLLETAAPPPTGILTIIVGSSLALALVIILLLTAYCVRRSAKRQNHGQPMRTSSFQRLSTSAPCQQSATYNSPPSIIAPIHSSLPRKVQIEPQHPEELHRRISELTVERCRVRLSSLLQEGTFGRVYRGSYNDNQDVLVKTVAQHASQMQVSLLLQEGMSLYGASHQGILSVLGVSIEDHTTPFVLYSAPNTTRNLKLFLLDPSCARTITTVQIVMMSAQLAQALVHLHSHGVVHRDIATRNCVIDDQLRVKLSDSSLSRDLFACDYNCLGDSENRPVKWLSLEALQHKQFAEASDSWAFGVLMWELCTYAKQPYSEVDPFEMEHYLKDGYRLAQPFNCPDELFTIMAYCWALLPGERPSFAQLNACLSEFYAQVTRYV; encoded by the exons ATGGTTATACCACAAATCGGCGAAATACCAACTAGCGTACAAACGTTTACAATCGGTCTAAAATGCTCAGGCATTCGCGCTTCCGAAGTGGACGTCTCAATTTCCTTAGAGGTTATACTTAATCGAGCTCTGAACAATGTGACTCATTTGGTATTTAGacgtaaaaaaatgtgtttgcttGTCGGGCCAGAGGAGGATAACTCGGTGCATGGACCGGTGCTACTAGAGACTGCTGCACCACCACCAACAGGTATACTGACCATCATTGTGGGCAGTTCTTTGGCTTTAGCGCTCGTCATAATACTGCTATTAACAGCTTACTGTGTACGACGTTCGGCAAAGCGGCAAAATCATGGTCAACCTATGCGCACTTCAAGCTTTCAGCGTCTCAGTACGAGTGCTCCATGTCAACAGTCTGCCACCTATAATAGTCCCCCATCTATAATTGCACCGATACATAGCTCTTTGCCACGCAAAGTACAAATAGAACCGCAACACCCGGAAGAGCTACACAGGCGTATATCGGAGTTAACAGTGGAACGCTGTCGCGTGCGTCTCTCCAGTTTACTGCAAGAGGGCACATTTGGACGCGTCTATCGAGGCTCATATAATGACAATCAAGATGTGCTTGTGAAGACGGTGGCACAGCATGCCAGCCAAATGCAGGTGTCTTTACTGTTGCAAGAAGGCATGTCTCTGTATGGTGCTTCTCATCAGGGCATTCTTTCGGTTTTGGGCGTCTCCATTGAAGATCATACGACGCCTTTTGTTCTATACTCTGCGCCGAACACTACTCGTAATCTGAAACTCTTTCTCCTTGATCCGTCCTGCGCACGCACTATAACCACCGTACAAATAGTAATGATGTCCGCACAGTTGGCCCAAGCTCTAGTTCACTTACACAGTCATGGCGTTGTTCATAGGGATATAGCAACGAGAAACTGTGT CATTGATGATCAATTGCGTGTCAAACTGTCAGACAGTTCTCTCTCCCGCGATCTTTTTGCATGTGATTACAATTGTTTGGGTGACAGTGAAAACCGCCCAGTAAAATGGCTTTCTTTGGAAGCTTTACAGCATAAACAGTTTGCGGAAGCGAGCGATTCGTGGGCGTTCGGCGTACTTATGTGGGAGTTATGCACTTATGCCAAGCAACCATACTCTGAGGTGGATCCATTCGAGATGGAACATTATCTAAAAGATGGTTATCGATTAGCGCAACCGTTCAATTGCCCAGATGAGCT
- the dnt gene encoding tyrosine-protein kinase Dnt isoform X1: protein MLHELNERQMDNRKSTYEILLQRDERKSVLHRIVSGDEKCNYFKNPKWRKAWVNPGEPSTSTAKKDRFGVSAEVYYVREGHVNNYALNFVVPVPANVRDITFTWQSLAGRPLPYSINVITSEPEVLPRPLMVIPQIGEIPTSVQTFTIGLKCSGIRASEVDVSISLEVILNRALNNVTHLVFRRKKMCLLVGPEEDNSVHGPVLLETAAPPPTGILTIIVGSSLALALVIILLLTAYCVRRSAKRQNHGQPMRTSSFQRLSTSAPCQQSATYNSPPSIIAPIHSSLPRKVQIEPQHPEELHRRISELTVERCRVRLSSLLQEGTFGRVYRGSYNDNQDVLVKTVAQHASQMQVSLLLQEGMSLYGASHQGILSVLGVSIEDHTTPFVLYSAPNTTRNLKLFLLDPSCARTITTVQIVMMSAQLAQALVHLHSHGVVHRDIATRNCVIDDQLRVKLSDSSLSRDLFACDYNCLGDSENRPVKWLSLEALQHKQFAEASDSWAFGVLMWELCTYAKQPYSEVDPFEMEHYLKDGYRLAQPFNCPDELFTIMAYCWALLPGERPSFAQLNACLSEFYAQVTRYV from the exons ATGTTACATGAATtaaatgaaagacaaatggatAACCGAAAAAGCACttatgaaattttgcttcaaagagatgaaagaaaatcagttttgcatcgaattgtctctggcgatgaaaaatgcaattattttaagaatcctaaatGGAGAAAAGCATGGGTTAATCCGGGAgaaccatcaacatcgactgcaaaaaaagatcgattcg GTGTCTCTGCCGAAGTGTACTATGTACGCGAAGGCCACGTCAATAATTACGCGCTTAATTTTGTTGTACCAGTGCCGGCGAATGTACGTGACATCACTTTTACCTGGCAAAGTTTAGCCGGTCGTCCGCTACCGTATAGCATTAATGTAATTACATCAGAACCGGAAGTCTTGCCACGACCGTTAATGGTTATACCACAAATCGGCGAAATACCAACTAGCGTACAAACGTTTACAATCGGTCTAAAATGCTCAGGCATTCGCGCTTCCGAAGTGGACGTCTCAATTTCCTTAGAGGTTATACTTAATCGAGCTCTGAACAATGTGACTCATTTGGTATTTAGacgtaaaaaaatgtgtttgcttGTCGGGCCAGAGGAGGATAACTCGGTGCATGGACCGGTGCTACTAGAGACTGCTGCACCACCACCAACAGGTATACTGACCATCATTGTGGGCAGTTCTTTGGCTTTAGCGCTCGTCATAATACTGCTATTAACAGCTTACTGTGTACGACGTTCGGCAAAGCGGCAAAATCATGGTCAACCTATGCGCACTTCAAGCTTTCAGCGTCTCAGTACGAGTGCTCCATGTCAACAGTCTGCCACCTATAATAGTCCCCCATCTATAATTGCACCGATACATAGCTCTTTGCCACGCAAAGTACAAATAGAACCGCAACACCCGGAAGAGCTACACAGGCGTATATCGGAGTTAACAGTGGAACGCTGTCGCGTGCGTCTCTCCAGTTTACTGCAAGAGGGCACATTTGGACGCGTCTATCGAGGCTCATATAATGACAATCAAGATGTGCTTGTGAAGACGGTGGCACAGCATGCCAGCCAAATGCAGGTGTCTTTACTGTTGCAAGAAGGCATGTCTCTGTATGGTGCTTCTCATCAGGGCATTCTTTCGGTTTTGGGCGTCTCCATTGAAGATCATACGACGCCTTTTGTTCTATACTCTGCGCCGAACACTACTCGTAATCTGAAACTCTTTCTCCTTGATCCGTCCTGCGCACGCACTATAACCACCGTACAAATAGTAATGATGTCCGCACAGTTGGCCCAAGCTCTAGTTCACTTACACAGTCATGGCGTTGTTCATAGGGATATAGCAACGAGAAACTGTGT CATTGATGATCAATTGCGTGTCAAACTGTCAGACAGTTCTCTCTCCCGCGATCTTTTTGCATGTGATTACAATTGTTTGGGTGACAGTGAAAACCGCCCAGTAAAATGGCTTTCTTTGGAAGCTTTACAGCATAAACAGTTTGCGGAAGCGAGCGATTCGTGGGCGTTCGGCGTACTTATGTGGGAGTTATGCACTTATGCCAAGCAACCATACTCTGAGGTGGATCCATTCGAGATGGAACATTATCTAAAAGATGGTTATCGATTAGCGCAACCGTTCAATTGCCCAGATGAGCT